The Leadbettera azotonutricia ZAS-9 genome has a window encoding:
- the rfbC gene encoding dTDP-4-dehydrorhamnose 3,5-epimerase — MIFENTKIDGVKIIISEPFRDERGFFNRIFCQKELESVRTNIIIKQLNHSMTKTKGTIRGMHFQYPPHAEMKIVRCVKGSIFDVAVDLRKDSFTFLQWHGETLSADNMKALVIPEGCAHGFQSLDDNIEMVYMSTAFYSKSNEDAVRFDDPKINIEWPIPITIVSDKDKAQFFIGNEFQGVKLS; from the coding sequence ATGATTTTTGAAAATACCAAGATTGATGGTGTAAAAATCATCATATCGGAACCATTTCGAGACGAAAGAGGTTTTTTTAATCGTATTTTTTGCCAAAAAGAACTAGAATCCGTTCGTACTAATATTATTATAAAACAACTCAATCACTCCATGACAAAGACAAAAGGTACTATACGCGGTATGCATTTTCAGTATCCCCCTCATGCAGAGATGAAAATTGTACGTTGTGTAAAGGGTAGCATTTTTGATGTTGCAGTTGATCTTAGGAAAGATTCTTTTACATTTTTGCAATGGCATGGGGAAACTTTATCAGCCGACAACATGAAAGCCCTAGTCATCCCAGAGGGATGTGCACATGGTTTTCAATCGCTTGACGATAATATCGAAATGGTGTATATGTCAACAGCATTTTATTCCAAGAGCAATGAAGATGCGGTCAGGTTTGACGATCCAAAGATTAATATAGAATGGCCAATACCTATTACCATAGTATCAGACAAAGATAAAGCCCAATTTTTTATAGGCAACGAATTTCAAGGTGTCAAGCTATCATGA
- the rfbG gene encoding CDP-glucose 4,6-dehydratase, with translation MLLGRFGVNRLSFYKGKKVFITGHTGFKGAWLCRILLQTGAEVTGYALEPPTEPSLFVQAKIASNIRSIISDIRNRNTLIKAVQDAKPDIVFHLAAQPLVRLSYREPAATYETNVMGTVNILEALRLTPGIRSLVNITTDKVYENKEWFWGYRENENLCGYDPYSNSKSCSELVTHSYRNAFFHYEDAPAVSTARSGNVIGGGDYAEDRIIPDCIRAVQAGKEIVLRNPYSIRPYQHVLECLSGYLLLAEQQYQDKSLEGSYNFGPDDVSCVTTGELAALFCDVWGQGASWVEQHDNGPHEANFLKLDCSKAKTVLGWRQSWDIKTAIEKVVVFAWADTDSARLACVNGQIQNYFGEE, from the coding sequence ATGCTCCTTGGAAGGTTTGGCGTGAATAGGCTTTCATTCTATAAAGGAAAGAAAGTCTTTATCACTGGGCATACAGGATTTAAGGGAGCTTGGCTATGCCGTATTTTACTCCAGACGGGAGCGGAAGTAACCGGTTACGCGTTGGAGCCGCCGACAGAGCCGTCCCTTTTTGTTCAAGCAAAAATAGCTAGCAATATTCGTTCAATTATTAGCGATATCCGTAACCGAAACACTCTGATAAAGGCGGTTCAGGATGCAAAGCCTGATATTGTTTTTCATCTTGCAGCTCAACCGCTGGTGCGGCTGTCCTATCGTGAACCGGCGGCAACGTACGAAACCAATGTGATGGGGACGGTGAATATCCTTGAGGCACTGCGGCTAACGCCGGGAATTCGTTCGCTTGTCAACATAACCACCGACAAAGTCTACGAGAACAAAGAATGGTTTTGGGGATACCGGGAAAACGAAAATCTTTGTGGGTATGATCCTTATTCAAACAGTAAATCCTGTAGCGAATTAGTAACGCATAGTTATCGTAATGCCTTTTTCCACTATGAAGATGCCCCGGCGGTATCTACAGCCCGTTCGGGGAATGTGATCGGCGGTGGGGATTATGCTGAGGACCGAATCATCCCTGATTGTATCCGGGCAGTCCAAGCGGGGAAAGAAATCGTATTACGGAATCCATATTCAATCAGGCCATATCAACATGTGTTGGAGTGCCTTTCAGGATATCTTCTGCTGGCGGAACAACAGTATCAGGACAAATCCCTTGAAGGTTCATATAACTTTGGACCCGATGATGTAAGCTGTGTCACCACCGGGGAACTAGCGGCATTGTTCTGCGATGTATGGGGGCAGGGAGCTTCCTGGGTTGAGCAACATGACAACGGCCCCCATGAGGCAAACTTCTTGAAGCTTGACTGCTCAAAGGCAAAGACCGTATTGGGGTGGAGGCAATCGTGGGATATCAAAACAGCGATAGAGAAAGTAGTTGTATTTGCCTGGGCAGATACGGATTCGGCACGGCTCGCGTGTGTTAATGGGCAGATACAGAATTATTTTGGAGAAGAGTAA
- the rfbF gene encoding glucose-1-phosphate cytidylyltransferase — MKVVILAGGYGTRLSEETELRPKPMVEIGGKPILWHIMKIYSHYGFNEFIVCCGYKSYYIKDYFYHYYMHSADITIDLADNKIEYHNSMSEPWKITLVDTGYETMTGGRIKRIQKYIGSEPFMLTYGDGVANINIAELLEYHKKNRRLATLTAVLPTGKFGALEIAEDDRILSFIEKPHGDGSWVNGGFFVLQPEVFEYITEEDATVFERKPLENLAREGQLQSYKHSGFWKPMDTLRDKIELQALWETGNAPWKVWRE; from the coding sequence ATGAAAGTAGTCATCTTGGCCGGTGGATATGGAACCCGGCTTTCCGAAGAAACAGAACTCCGTCCCAAACCCATGGTCGAAATCGGCGGAAAACCTATCCTCTGGCATATCATGAAAATCTATTCCCATTATGGTTTTAATGAGTTTATCGTATGCTGCGGGTATAAATCGTACTACATCAAGGATTATTTTTATCATTATTATATGCATTCAGCGGATATTACCATAGATTTAGCGGATAACAAAATCGAATATCATAATTCCATGTCAGAACCCTGGAAGATTACTTTGGTTGATACGGGCTATGAAACGATGACCGGCGGACGGATCAAACGAATTCAGAAATACATAGGCAGTGAGCCATTCATGCTGACTTATGGCGATGGAGTGGCGAATATCAACATTGCTGAACTGCTGGAATATCACAAAAAAAATCGCAGGCTTGCGACTTTAACGGCGGTATTGCCGACGGGGAAATTCGGCGCACTAGAAATAGCCGAAGATGACCGGATACTGTCTTTTATTGAGAAACCCCATGGGGACGGCTCCTGGGTAAACGGTGGATTCTTCGTGCTTCAACCGGAAGTATTTGAGTATATCACCGAAGAAGATGCGACTGTCTTTGAACGAAAACCGCTGGAAAATCTGGCGCGGGAAGGTCAACTTCAATCCTATAAACACAGTGGCTTCTGGAAACCGATGGATACCCTTCGGGATAAAATAGAATTACAAGCCTTATGGGAAACTGGGAATGCTCCTTGGAAGGTTTGGCGTGAATAG